In Bacillus cereus ATCC 14579, a single window of DNA contains:
- a CDS encoding DUF3977 family protein, with amino-acid sequence MKYIEIGFGNRWFVRTETENKDGTEFEERGIIKPIYFESLYVRMWFRKTCLIFDTKEGFKKIKKKRIEYKFIVGIVSRLNKEKVC; translated from the coding sequence GTGAAGTATATTGAAATTGGCTTCGGAAATAGGTGGTTCGTTCGAACAGAAACCGAAAATAAAGATGGAACTGAATTTGAAGAACGAGGAATTATAAAACCTATTTATTTTGAGTCACTATATGTACGAATGTGGTTTCGGAAAACGTGTTTAATTTTTGATACGAAAGAAGGATTTAAAAAGATTAAGAAGAAGAGGATTGAATATAAATTTATAGTTGGAATTGTAAGTAGACTGAATAAAGAAAAAGTATGCTAA